The following nucleotide sequence is from Triticum dicoccoides isolate Atlit2015 ecotype Zavitan chromosome 7B, WEW_v2.0, whole genome shotgun sequence.
GAAAGAAGATCTAGCAATAATGCAATGCGCGGGAAACACACTTAAATTTTCATTCATTcgctcattcattcattcattcattgggACTCTTAAGAACAGTAACAGTAATAATTGTATACAAAAAGGAGGagtacaagaggaagaagactaaaaGATCACATTATTTTCCTGTTAATAATATTCTAATGCTCTGCTCTGATCGTGGTTTAGATTTGGATTAGACATGGGAGTGTGGGAAGATTGATCAGAAGACCAGCTTCCGGCGCGGGAGGCGGAGGCGGTCGGCCTCGGCCAGCTCGCAGATGGCGTCGGCCACCAGGTCCTTGAACAGCAGCCGCTCGATCTGCAGCACGGTGTCCGCCGCCTCGGCGCTCGGCGaccaccgccggtctgccgccaGGTCGCGCAGGATGGCTCCGCTAGTCTGGTCGTTCAGATCGTCGCCGGCCGCCGGTCCGGCTGGCTCCATGGCGCGCTGGACCTCCGCCCAGACGTAGCGCAGGAGCTCCTCGCCGCGGAGCCACGCGACGGGCTCCGACGGGTGCGCGCACCGCCACCGGTCCagcgcctccgccgccgcgccgcagAGCAGCCTGCGGTGCTGCCACGTGTCCTCGCCACGCCGGCGCCTCTTCTCCACTGTGCGGTACACGTCATCCGGGCTCCTCATCCGGTCCGACAAACAGACCACTTCTGCCACGTAGGCGAAGTCGGGGTCACTGGCCTCCGGTCCAACCAGCCACGCTTCCGGGACcacctcgtcgtcgtcctcgggaAAGGACAGAGAGGCGACCGGCCGGGGGCCGGGGGCTCTCCGGCCCATCCCCCGCTTCGACCCCGACGACGACGGCGAGTCCTCGTCGGCGAGGAAGGTCGCCGCGTCGAGCACCGACACCGGGCTCGGCTGCTGGTCGGCGGCCGCGTCGCCGGCGCCGGTGAACGCCTCGATGCTGCTCAGCAGCTTGTCACAGCGCTCCAGCAGGCCGCGGTCCGTTCTCGGGTCGTCCACCAGACGTGCCCGCTGCCGCTGCTGCAATGCAAAAATGGACAGACTGGTAAGAAAACGTTGCACGATCGATGTCTGCTGAGCAGAGATTTTACCACCTTGTCTGCTGAGGCTTACCTCGAGGTCCCAACGGGAGGAGGCACTGGCACTGGCACTGACGGAGCTACTGCTGCCGCCGTCCGAGAAGATGGTCGACGCGTCGTCGTCGGGAGATAGATTGTGAGCAGCGTGGCGGGCAATGCGGGGGCGGATGCTTGGGAGATCAGCGTTGTTCGGCTTTTTGAGGGGCTGGTGGCGCTTCTCCGGAGACACGCGGCGCTGAGGGGACTGCGGGCCGCGTCGCgccggggaggccgggctccgtgCCGGAGACGCCGCTCGGTCAGGAGAACGCGGGCGGCGGGCATTGTCGACTTGCACGCGTAACCGCCTCGTGGGAGAGGTTGGAGGCTGCGGCGGCCGAGAGGACGGGCGCATGACGACGATGGGAGGCGGATGGTTGCGCACGGACAATGGCGGCGGTGGAGTGCTGTGGCGGAGGAGGCCTTTGAGCTGGAGGGCTTCCAGGATTTGCTTGAGCGTCTCGAGATCCCTGGCGGGCTCGGCGATGCCACGCTTGCGGAGGCGCCGGTCGATCTCGCCGCAGAGCGCGATCTCGCCGCGCCCGGCGCTCGGGTCGACGCGCTTCGCCGGCTCAGGGAACACCTCCCGCGCGTCGAAGTGGCTGCTACGCCTCTGCAGCGCTGCCGCTCTGTGGAAGGCCGGATCCGGCGACTGCCGCTGTGCCAGCGCCGCCTCTGCCGTCGGGGACGACGGCCTTTGCGGAAGCAGCGCCGGCTTCTCGAAGAAAGACGGGTCGACGAACCGGAAGCGGGCCGGGTCGCGCGGCACCCGCTCGGACGCCGACCGCCTGAGCTCGCCGCCTCGGGCGATGTGCTGGCCGTCCTCCTCGTCCGCGGCGCCGTGCGGCAGCGCGTCGAGCCCCATGAGCCGCGCGACGACGCTGGGCGAGCCCGCCACGCCAGGTGACGGTGGCGCCGCCGTTCTGATGTTGTCCCGCTGCCGGAGCTTCCCCCTGGCGTCGACCACCGCGCGGCTGTCCAGCGAGAGGCGCGGCAGCCTCCAGGACGCGGCGGCGCCACCCCTGTCCTTGAGGTCCAGCGGCGGGAGCTGGAGCGACGGCCTCGGCGCCGCGGGCGGCGTCATCTCGGGCGACGACGGGAGCGGCGTCGCCCTCTCCAGCGGCATCGACATCTCCGACGGCGTCGCGGACCCCTGATTAACACACCAAGAAGCGTCACCATTAATCGAAGAGCGAGGGACAGGAAAAGAAACGGGGAGTGGCGAGCGCGCGTGCGCTACGTACActtgaggaggaggagaggaggcggcgggggtggtggcagaggcggcgcttGCCGGAGAAGACGTGCGGGCGGTCGAAGAGGTGGAGGAAGCCGGCCATGCAGCCCTGGTGCACGGGCCGCTCCTCCTCGTCCGCGCCCATGGCAACCATCTCCGTCCGTCTCGCTTCGCCTCTCCGGCCGGGTCTGAGGAGGCGCGTCTGTTGGTGGTTGGGTGGGCGAGTGGGACTGCGGCGGCGCTCCGGGTGCCTGCCTCGCTCGCCGGTTTTGGTGGGCGCGTCTTAAAGCGGCCCGCGCCTGCGCCTTTGACTGGGAACGGACGAAAATCATGTGGCAGCCCCGCGCGCGCGCATGTGCGGGCCGCGTGCGCGTGCGTGCCGTGACACCGCCCCGGCACGCCGATTGGTGCGTGACGGGCATGCTCTGTGTTTTCAACCGCGAGCCGCAGAGGTAAAAACGAGATAAAATAATGCAGTGTTTACAGTTGGAGTCAGGCAGGCAGCGCAGCGTGGTGCCGCGCAGGCCCTGCCGGCGCGCCCCGCCCGACATGGCCGCGTGCGTGCCCGCTTGCGTCGCGTTTGCTTGCCTCCAGTGGACGCCTGCGGCGCTCTATCCACAGACGCCACTCCGGCGTATAGTGGACGCGTATAGGATGCACGGCTAGCAGTTTCCTCGGCGACGTTGCTTCATGTGTGCAAGCAAGACTGGTAGTAGATGCTCCATTCACGCGGCAGGGCTGGCCGAGGGCAGGGTCGGCGTCGGCACAACTTCAGTGCTCGTGCTCGGGGCGGCATGGGCGTAGCTACAGTGCTCGGGCTCGGAGTCGGCATCGGCGCGGGCACTGCTTCAGTGTTCGGGCTCGGCGTCGGCGTTGGCGTAGGAGTGGTGGTCGCCGACGGTCCCGACATCTTGTTCGaaatgaggccgcgctccgccagaTACCACGCCTTCACCTGCTCGTCCATCGTCGACGTGTCTGCCCTCGTCAAGAACGACAGGTCCTTTCCTCTTCTTCGCAGCGACGTTGGTGCTGAGAAGGTCGAGTTTGGGGTCCTGCTTCGTCATCAACACCGACTACCTCGCATCGGATTTCTCCTCCCTCATGGCCGCGTTGCTCTTGACGTCGGCGATACACTGCTCGATCGACGATTGCAGCCGTTCGGCAGCGGGTGCCTCGCCGCCAAGGCGAAGGACGCCTACAACCCGGACGTGCCTGCCCCGGCGGTGACTGAGTCGCTCGTGATGATCTCGTCCATGTCGGCGTCGGTGTTGTTGAACGGTGCCGCCGAGCCGTGTGCGAAGGGTAGGGCGCCACGACGCAAAGACAGCGCAGACGAACCTGAGTAAGTCGGCGCGAGTAGCTATACTGGGTGCTCAGGCCGGCGGCGAACGCGGGGGAGGGAGTTTGCGGGTCGTGGTTGAAGCCGGAGGGGACGTGCGCGACGCCGAGCCATGcgggaaggtgatgttggggtcAAAGCCGCCATGCGCGTCACCGTCGGTGTAGCCAGGCGAGGCCGAGTACCCCCATGTGGCTTGGCGGCACTGGTCGGCCTGTTGATATGGAAGGTTCGCCATCCCCGTGTGAGACGCCTTTCCCTAttgctccgccgccaccgccgccgcgtccCTAGCCTTCTTCATCAGGAGTCTGTTCCATCGGTCGGTGGTGACCGCCTCCCGGTGCTCGACGTCGGCCTTCAACTCGGCGTTTGACAAGCAGGGGGGCCTTGCCATCGGCGCCCTTGGCTTCCTCTACTTTGGCTGGATGGAATCGGAGGCTAGGCGAGGGGCGACGTACTTTTTCGCCGGCATGGCGGGCGGTTCCGGGGAGAGAATGGCGGGAAGGACGAGGGAGAAGGGGGCGATACATGGGAAATGGATGGAAGATGGAAGAAAACGATGGCAAATGGACCGGTGCCGCTGACAGCGCGAGCCCGCGCGCCTTTTCGCTTTAGCCGGCGCTATCAGGAGCACCCGGCGTGCTGGGTTCGGCTTGGGTTCGCCGGTTGTAATTTTGACACAAACATGTGATAAACGAGGATATGAGCGCGCAGCTGGATGGTTTTTTCGCCGTGGACGCTAAAAAAGGCACCTAAGGCCAACTACACCGCACGACCCTATCttgtccggccccgtccgtttggggtaaaagggacaaatgaGACGGCCCAACGCGCAACGGCCCGGACccatctggtccgttttgtgtccgtgccgacccatttcgagcgcaaacttgcgccgggtttgggtcgcggcggacagCGAACGGACGCTTCGAGCGTCCGCGTCGGGaccgcgtggcaggcggccacctacctcccacccgccaacATAAATGTGCACGTgcgggtggccccacctgtcatccgcacaGCGACGGGTCGGCGTCTTTCTTAAATGGGACCCGTGGACCGGTCGTCATCCTCATCCCCACGTCGGCCCCTCTCTGCCCCCTCGAAAGCCGACacgcccaaaccctagccactccccGCCCTCGAGCTTGTCGGCAGGCCGCAGCCATGGGTCTGTGGAAGCGCAAGGGGAagcacgactgagggagtcctggactagggggtgtccggatagccgaactatcatcatcggccggactccaagactatgaagatacaagattgaagacttcgtcccatgtccggatgggactttccttggcgtggaaggcaagcttggcgatacggatatgtagatctcctacccttgtaaccgactctgtgtaaccctagccctctccggtgtctatataaaccggatggctttagtccataggacgaaaaacaatcataccataggctagcttctagggtttagcctccttgatctcgtggtagatccactcttgtaacacacatcatcaatattaatcaagcaggatgtagggttttacctccatcaagagggcccgaacctgggtaaaacatcgtgtcccttgtctcatgttaccatccgcctagacacatagttcgggaccccctacccgagatccaccggttttgacaccgacattggtgctttcattgagagttcctctatgccgtcaccgataggctcgatggcttcttcaatcatcatcaacgacgcagtccagggtgagaccttcctccccagacagatctttgtattcggcggctttgcactgcgggccaattcgcttggccatctggagtagatcgaaagctacgcccctggccgtcaagtcagatttggaagtttgaacttcacggctgacatccgcggggacttgatcctcgatggattcgagccacagccgagcgtgccgcactgtcacggcgagcatgatttagctctgcagccggacagtaccctggaggccgcactcgaacccgctccgatcttcaactcggagccggctgcgcaggtcgaggacggatggctagacaccgcctcgggggctgcaacctctatggcgatagagccgaacactgaccttgtccctcatgaagctcgtgactccgaggtgccggactccgaacctcccgcgccccttcgatcggatctgattgggcgccgatcatggagttcaccgcagcggacatctttcaacactcacctttcggcgacatcttgagttcgctaaagtatctctcgttatcaggagagccctggccggactgcggtcgggacggttgggatgcggacgactaagaaattcaaagcccacccaccacccacttggtagccactgtcgacgatctaaccgacatgctagactacgactccgaagacatcgacggtatggacgacgatgccggagacgaccaagaaccagcgcccaccgggcactagaaagccacctcatcatatgacatatacatgatggatatcccaaaggatgggaatggcgaaggaacagcggaggatgacccctccaagaaacagcccaagcgccggcgtcagcggcgccgctctaaatcccgccacagcaagaatgaagattccggcaccggagataatcatacaccggacagtgccgaagacaacccactccagcaagatccagcgcaggaggacagagatgccagccctcatgagagagcggcagaagaagaggtagaggattataggcctccctccagagacgaggcaagcctcgacgacgatgaactcgtcgtgcctgaggatcccgtcaaacaagagcgttttaaacgcaggcttattgccacggcgaacagcctcaagaaaaagcagcaacagcttagagctgatcaagatctgctagccgacagatggactgaagtcctcgcggccgaagagcatgagctcgaacgcccctccaaaagctaccctaaacgcaagctgctcccccgattagaggaggaggcgtatgaacccacatcaccaggagacaatacggctgatcgaccaccctgtggtcgcgacagagaggcctctaggcccttcactagacccgtaccccggcatcgctcgaaaagcacaaggccacaggggaacgctccggacttgcgagatatattggaggatagggcaagacaatcaagatcgatctatggatcgcgtgggcgccccatgatacgtgacgacaaccgtcgcgccggacacagtaagcccggccgggccgaacaaaacagacaaagctcttttgagctccgtcgtgatatcgcccgtacagaggcaccgcacacccactatgcttcacagatgaagtaatggatcatcaaatcc
It contains:
- the LOC119340790 gene encoding serine/arginine repetitive matrix protein 1-like, with product MVAMGADEEERPVHQGCMAGFLHLFDRPHVFSGKRRLCHHPRRLLSSSSSGSATPSEMSMPLERATPLPSSPEMTPPAAPRPSLQLPPLDLKDRGGAAASWRLPRLSLDSRAVVDARGKLRQRDNIRTAAPPSPGVAGSPSVVARLMGLDALPHGAADEEDGQHIARGGELRRSASERVPRDPARFRFVDPSFFEKPALLPQRPSSPTAEAALAQRQSPDPAFHRAAALQRRSSHFDAREVFPEPAKRVDPSAGRGEIALCGEIDRRLRKRGIAEPARDLETLKQILEALQLKGLLRHSTPPPPLSVRNHPPPIVVMRPSSRPPQPPTSPTRRLRVQVDNARRPRSPDRAASPARSPASPARRGPQSPQRRVSPEKRHQPLKKPNNADLPSIRPRIARHAAHNLSPDDDASTIFSDGGSSSSVSASASASSRWDLEQRQRARLVDDPRTDRGLLERCDKLLSSIEAFTGAGDAAADQQPSPVSVLDAATFLADEDSPSSSGSKRGMGRRAPGPRPVASLSFPEDDDEVVPEAWLVGPEASDPDFAYVAEVVCLSDRMRSPDDVYRTVEKRRRRGEDTWQHRRLLCGAAAEALDRWRCAHPSEPVAWLRGEELLRYVWAEVQRAMEPAGPAAGDDLNDQTSGAILRDLAADRRWSPSAEAADTVLQIERLLFKDLVADAICELAEADRLRLPRRKLVF